The DNA region GCATGGGGCGACTAGCCTGCCGCCAGCGGACACCTCGGGGACAAAAGTCCGCGTACTTTGTCTGGTGCGGCGATCCGCGCGCACCACAGCCCTCAGGCAACGGATCCCCCACCCCTGTTTTCTGCGATGGGGTGGCTATTTGCGAGCAGAAAATGCCGCGAATTGTGCGTCCCGCGGGGCCTCGCCCGGCGGCAACGGTTGCTGGTTGCACCTCTCGGCCCGTTGTTCTCGCTATCATGAAACGCACGACGGCGGCGCCATGCTCCAGAGCGGCGCACCAGGCGTTCCGCGTCCCGCTCCTCTACTGGTTGCTTCTTCGTTGCATAACAGGTTTTGCCACCCTGCGGGGCGTTCGATGCGCAGCACGCCAGACCACCGATCGACCGGGTACGTTCATCGAGCCCACGCGCCGACCGGCCTCACGAACCAGGAGCCTGGGCGTGCGTGATCCAAAAACTTGGGTGTTGGCCGCTGCGTGCGTGCTGGGCGCCGCGGCGCGGGCCGACGAGCGGCCCAACTTTGTCGTGTTCATCGCAGACGACATGAACTGGGACGACAGCGGCGCCTACGGCCATCCGGCCATCCGCACGCCGCACATCGATCGGCTCGCCCGACAGGGTCTGTTGTTCCGGCACGCCTACCTGACGACCAGCTCTTGCAGCCCGTCGCGGGCCAGCATCATCACGGGCAAGCACCCTCACAACACGGGCGCCGAACAGCTCCACTGGCCGATCCCCGCGGGGACTCAGACGTTTGTCGGGCGACTCAAGTCGATGGGCTACTACACCGCCGCGGCCGGCAAGTGGCACATGGGCGACGCGGTCCGCGACCACTTTGACAAGATCTACGAGGCCTCTCCCGATGGATTCGTGCTTCCGACCGGAGGCCGGGGCGGCCCGGCGCGGATGATCGCGCAGCAGCCAAGCGGCTGCGAGGATTGGCAGCGGGCGCTCGCCGGGCGCGACCCGTCGAAGCCCTTCTTCCTCTGGCTGGCGGCCCTCGATCCCCACCGCGAGTACGCCGAGGGCGCCCTCGATCCGCCGCACCGGCCCGGAGACGTGATCGTTCCGCCGCACCTGCCAGACACGCCCGAGGTCCGCGAAGACCTGCGGCTCTACTACGACGAGATTGGCAGGCTCGACGGCTACGTCGGCAAGGTGATGGCCGGTCTCCGGGAACAGGGGGTCGCCGACAATACGGTCGTGCTGCTGATCAGCGACAACGGACGCCCGTTCCCCCGCGACAAAACGACGCTCTACGACGGCGGCATCCGCACGCCGCTGGTCGTCCGCTGGCCCGCCAAGGTCCGCGGCGGGCAGACGACCGACGCGTTGGTCAGCGCGGTAGACCTGGCGCCGACGATCCTTGAGCTGGCGAGCGTCGGGGACGCGGGCCCGGCCCCGTTCGACGGTGAAGGATCAAGCTTCGCCGCTACGCTCACGGACCCCGCCGCGACGCGACGGCGGTTCGCGTTTGCCGAGGACCACTGGCACGACTACGAAGACCACGCACGCGCGGTGGTCGACCAACGCTTCAAGCTGATCCGCAACGACTACGTCGACCTGCCCCCCACCCCGCCGGCCGACGCCGGGCGCGGGCTTTCGTGGCAGTGCATGTTGAGGCTGCAAGCCGCGGGGGGGCTCACGCCGGCGCAGCAGGCCTGCTTTCTTGCGCCCCGCCCGCGGTGGGAGCTGTACGACCTGCGGCGCGACCCCGGTGAGCTGCACAACCGAATCGACGACCCCGCGTACGCGGGCGTCGCGACACGCATGAAGCGGGCGCTCCGGGAGTGGACCGCAGAAACCGGCGACTACATCCCCAGCCGGCGCACCCCCGACGAGTTCGACCGCGCGACCGGGGAACCCGACAACACCGTCCGCAAACGACCGCGCCCGTCGAAGCACGACATGTTCGGCGCCCATGGGAAATACTGATGCGCTACCTCCTGCTCTTGCTGCCCGCCTGTTTGCCCATCGCCGCCGCGGGCGCCACGCCGCGGCCCAACATCGTGCTGATTATGGCCGACGACGTCGGCATCGAGGCCCTGGGCTGCTACGGCGGCGTGAGCTACCGGACGCCGCAGCTCGACGCGCTGGCCTGCGGCGGCGTGC from Pirellulimonas nuda includes:
- a CDS encoding sulfatase family protein; the protein is MRDPKTWVLAAACVLGAAARADERPNFVVFIADDMNWDDSGAYGHPAIRTPHIDRLARQGLLFRHAYLTTSSCSPSRASIITGKHPHNTGAEQLHWPIPAGTQTFVGRLKSMGYYTAAAGKWHMGDAVRDHFDKIYEASPDGFVLPTGGRGGPARMIAQQPSGCEDWQRALAGRDPSKPFFLWLAALDPHREYAEGALDPPHRPGDVIVPPHLPDTPEVREDLRLYYDEIGRLDGYVGKVMAGLREQGVADNTVVLLISDNGRPFPRDKTTLYDGGIRTPLVVRWPAKVRGGQTTDALVSAVDLAPTILELASVGDAGPAPFDGEGSSFAATLTDPAATRRRFAFAEDHWHDYEDHARAVVDQRFKLIRNDYVDLPPTPPADAGRGLSWQCMLRLQAAGGLTPAQQACFLAPRPRWELYDLRRDPGELHNRIDDPAYAGVATRMKRALREWTAETGDYIPSRRTPDEFDRATGEPDNTVRKRPRPSKHDMFGAHGKY